The Cryptomeria japonica unplaced genomic scaffold, Sugi_1.0 HiC_scaffold_489, whole genome shotgun sequence genome contains the following window.
acagatttttttttaataagatctATTTATTAGTGTGATTACAGCTGAGCCATTTAAACAAATCAAAGCTTGGAATGTGCTCCGCAGCATTATTATATTAATTACCTGATACATGTACTCGTCATGTCCCCATGACATAAAAAGCTTTTCAAATCCGCATCCCTCTTGATAGATTCCTGTGCCAGTATTGTATTTGGGATCCCAAGTGTCCGGATTGTTGAGGAACATCTGCATGTTTTGTCCACTTTAATCAAACTTATTATAGAGCAACTTAGAAAATTTATGATctcatgatttttttggatttatgtTTTTTAAGAAAGAGGTAAATGCTTTTGATCTGGAGTTTCTGAAGCCATAAATGGGAACCTCAATCTAACATATACACTCAACAATAATACCCAAATAAAAATTGAATCTTAAGAACATGACAAACACCACCGCAATTAAACCATCACATACTTGAATTTAACTGTTTCATTTCTATATGAAAACAAGTTTTTTTTTGTGatcataaataatttataaatcatGATTATGAAGAAATTCTTCACAATTGCTTTATAAGTCATCCCATAGTTTGGTGCAATGCTCATAATTATGAGCATTTCGATATTATTTAGTACCTGGTGATGTACAATAGATTTATCGAATGGACATCCGACTGGAAATGTATCGCCTGCTCAAGGCAAATATGATATTATTAGTTTTAACAATGTAACCCAAAGTTCATTTCAGAACAATATAACTATTCTAGTTTATGCACAGTAAAGCTTGAAGGTTAAATGGAGTGAAAACATACCGACCACAGCCCATTGAGGTGACTGGCCAAATTTGGGATGAAGCAAAACCTTGCCCAAGTCTGCATTATATTTCCAAATCATCACAAGTAGAGGGAAGATTAGAAGAAAATAACAAGACCAAAAATGCAGTGAAAAGTATTACCCACCATGAATAAAGGCAGTGAGATGAAACCAGTCTTGGTCAGGATAATCTTTTCTAATGGCTTCTGCAGTTTGCAGGAGGTGCTCGATCTGAGGCACATCCAGATCGGGGTCACTCTCATCCACGATGTCATTCAATAACTCTGCGCATTCCCAGATACCCATCTCTCCTTTATTGAAGCACAGATGCTTTTCTCTCATTCTCTGCACCTGTAACAATGTAATATCATTCATACACATTCACTGCTTTCCTTCCGTAGAAGCTTTTCATTACCCATATCCAatcaaagtttaaaaaaaaaacttatattaATGGAATTTTGGCAGTCGTTGATATCAATATAATGAGATTCTTAGGTTTTGATTGTGTGAGAATTTTaatatcaatgtttcagatcatatTTGAATTAAAGAATGATGAATAATTCTTTCAAAAGCATAACAAATTGATGATTCATAGAAGTAAGATGTTTAATTTTCTCTCTTCTTTGATTCATCCTAATGATATATTATGGagtatgatccaaaacattgatataAAAGTATTTACCGATTCAAATGTCTGATAGGCATGATTTTTACGGTAAGTCTCTTCAACAACTGACTTCCGTTCACCTTCTGTATAATAAGACCTACAATACAATAATCATTTTATAAATCTCTTCAAAACCTGACGATTAAATACATGAAAAGAAGAAAAAGTTCACCTGAAATCTTTGCCAAATGCATTCGATTCAGGAACCACAAAGCCAAGCTCTTGTCCTCCTTCATCGCAATGGTGGCTATGCACAGGTAGTATTGGCATCTCCATCTTGTCTGAACTAAACAAAAACATTGCCTACTAAGGCTATGGTTACGTTCAACTTTCAAGCTCAACTCAATCGCAAAGAAATTGCAAGATGAGAGTGAAAAAAAAGCTGGCGGTTGCTTCCATTATGGTGTACGTGGGTAACTTATAGATCGATTATGCACACGTTTTTTTTGAAAAGCCATTGCATTCCTTATTTTATTGAACTTCTTTTTTGATTATCTTCCAACTTATTCAACTTATCACAGTTTGACTGTTTACGTATCAATTAGATAATGAAGGAATCTAACTGTGGCAGCCGTGGGATAAGAGGGGACAAATCTAGTGATAAGATAAGGTTGCCATGGCAGAGCATATTTTGAATACGGATGCCACGCATATTTCTGGAATAAAAAAAGAAAAACCAGAGAAATGAGAGGAATTAGTGAGTAAAGAGTATTACAATGTGTAGGTATTGTCTTCCAACTCTCTCATAAGCCAGCCGCCTACGTAGATTATACATGTTATATTCAAacaagcaatttcaaaatcactcaACTCACATCAGTGTTAGGTAGTTTTCCACCTCGAACAACATGTGGCGCTTTAGATGATTATTGTTTAAGGTCTTTCAATACAAATCCAAATCTTGAACAAGGatgcaaagcgtcaagttcctgccattagaagaatgagagtaatggatagagataaagaggaagagatagctaCATATAGATATAGACGGAGAAATAAAGCTATtcaaataaacttttatttataaaTCAAAAGTGAATTAACtttcatttaaaaaattaattcaGTTATAAAATATATTCACTTTTGAACTAAAATAAACTTCATAATAAGTATAATAATAAACTTTATAAATAAGTATAGCATTATTATTATAATAACTACAACATTATTATATTAAGAATTAAACAAATTCTCATTATAAGTATAAAATATGTAATAATAaagttatatttttaattatatatataataaaattaatttataattattactaAAAATTTGTAAAGTTTATTGGATTGGAAATGGTGTTAGTGTGAGAGTTATGGTTTGGTTAGAgttataattcaaaaattcaaaagtgAATAAACTTTCACTTATAAAGTTTATTCAATTATAAAATTTATTCACTTATGAAT
Protein-coding sequences here:
- the LOC131871945 gene encoding probable inositol oxygenase, translating into MEMPILPVHSHHCDEGGQELGFVVPESNAFGKDFRSYYTEGERKSVVEETYRKNHAYQTFESVQRMREKHLCFNKGEMGIWECAELLNDIVDESDPDLDVPQIEHLLQTAEAIRKDYPDQDWFHLTAFIHDLGKVLLHPKFGQSPQWAVVGDTFPVGCPFDKSIVHHQMFLNNPDTWDPKYNTGTGIYQEGCGFEKLFMSWGHDEYMYQVMKENKSTLPPQAYFIIHYHSFYVMHQEGAYMHFMNDLDRQMLPWLQEFNKYDLYSKSTVRTDVEKLKPYYQSLIHKYFPEKLRW